The following coding sequences are from one Cryptococcus deuterogattii R265 chromosome 1, complete sequence window:
- a CDS encoding peroxin-13 has protein sequence MASIPPRPKPWESSSPVAGPSKPAAAQPSAFDTAIQATTSNSVSNAPALPEKPTGLNTGAAYGGYSSSMQPYSQRYGGSYGISPYSSMSGYGSYGGYGGMGGMNRFGGGYGGYGYGMGGYGVGGMGAPGEGYPTLASSLQASTAPAFAVVESLVTAFTSLAQLIESTYLATHSSFFAMVGVADQLGSLKTYLGQVLGVFSILRLGRKILSWLKGKKVQTGPWGEEWDRIGSSGRPPNGQGGRPSIKPLIIFLLSALGLPYLMSRLVKVLVAHQTNQQSILAPDGTIDPTKLEFVRAKWEFLPTEEWELGLGRDEIIAVLEKRGDGQNNWWRGRTRDGRTGWFPANYVEVIRRDTRSASNKR, from the exons ATGGCATCCATTCCCCCTCGTCCAAAGCCATGGGAGTCATCCTCCCCAGTCGCAGGTCCCAGCAAACCTGCAGCCGCTCAGCCCTCGGCGTTTGATACTGCGATTCAAGCCACGACGTCGAACAGTGTATCTAACGCACCCGCATTGCCTGAGAAGCCCACTGGACTGAATACAGGAGCAG CTTATGGGGGatactcttcctcaatgcAGCCATATTCGCAACGATATGGCGGGAGCTATGGGATATCGCCATATAGTAGCATGAGCGGTTATGGGAGCTATGGAGGGTACGGGGGTATGGGAGGAATGAACAGGTTCGGCGGAGGTTATGGTGGCTATGGTTATGGAATGGGAGGTTATGGGGTTGGTGGCATGGGGGCCCCAGGAGAG GGATACCCAACCCTGGCATCTTCACTCCAAGCTTCCACTGCCCCAGCTTTTGCAGTAGTAGAATCCCTTGTCACAGCATTCACTTCACTGGCTCAACTGATAGAGTCCACATACTTGGCCACCcattcatcctttttcgcCATGGTCGGGGTGGCAGATCAGCTCGGCTCTCTCAAAACGTATCTGGGTCAGGTGCTGGGGGTTTTTTCGATTTTGAGGCTAGGACGAAAGATTTTATCTTGGctcaaagggaaaaaagtcCAGACTGGTCCatggggagaagaatgggatCGGATTGGTTCCTCTGGTCGGCCGCCAAATGGTCAAGGTGGCCGTCCAAGTATCAAGCCGTTGATTATCTTCTTGCTGTCTGCTTTAGGACTCCCATACTTGATGTCACGACTTGTGAAGGTGCTTGTCGCCCATCAAACCAATCAACAATCTATTCTTGCACCTGATGGAACGATTGACCCCACAAAGTTAGAATTTGTGAGGGCCAAATGGGAATTCTTGCCTACTGAGGAATGGGAACTTGGATTAGGACGAGACGAAATCATAGCCGTGTTAGAAAAAAGGGGCGACGGACAGAATAAttggtggagaggaagaactaGGGACGGAAGAACAGGATGGTTTCCGGCAAACTAT GTTGAGGTCATCAGGAGGGATACAAGATCAGCGAGTAATAAGCGATAG
- a CDS encoding sorting nexin-41, which produces MDSDTSPNPFASSPASSPSPLPSLPPPVPRKPSSLISAASGSPPPTHRASFPDPSRHPKMGATVPGPRPKTDFCCSIDKDISAGEQVHIVDALKTTEGGTASYITYVIRLGTHTVRRRYSAFLSLHQALTGLYPVLIIPPIPSKQSLTDYAVKGQSKAREDATIIARRKRLLEDFLKRLIRHPILGGEHVLHRFLEEDVSWSEVLHSPPISLLSKNPLHAPSHNPTFQPTSPTSPSESPATTSYIAHHLLPTPSPSHPLRQPDQRFMDSEAFTEKFQSHFSGTMEKVNRRVTKRWGERAHDMSELGGIWNGFSLLEQGKLGEAIEKVGRAVDADYLATAALLQSWEKTTTEPLHIYSQFATLIRARLSFRHQKHVQYELVQEALETQRDKLEILENAEREAKRLEEALERGGNVLTGPQVGPVPARDEQERAQRRARATQGFGLLSAVKHSLSGMIDMDPEATRRANIAKTRDNISQLEDSYQAAAQDLKYASMTLQADLDRFQRQKVADLREMAINLSQVHRDWCKQNLEAWKAAQAAVREIDLHPNRPPQTQPQSEQSHAGPSSTALHPHPQTEEDVSKLDDIDAMKNEIERMEIADKPLPKQPSLTGTGGDGVVSSPPQPGQGSDIEEHEGDGPLGPL; this is translated from the exons ATGGATTCGGACACCTCCCCCAACCCCTTTgcctcctcccccgccTCCAGCCCGtcccctctcccatccctccctcccccgGTCCCCCGCAAGCCTTCCTCGCTCATCTCCGCCGCGTCTGGCTCACCCCCTCCCACCCACAGGGCCAGCTTCCCGGACCCCTCGAGGCATCCGAAGATGGGCGCCACAGTCCCAGGCCCAAGGCCCAAGACCGACTTCTGCTGTTCCATAGACAAAGACATCTCCGCCGGCGAACAGGTTCATATTGTCGACGCTCTGAAGACCACAGAGGGCGGCACAGCCAGCTATATCACCTATGTCATCCGTTTAGGA ACTCATACAGTCCGACGCCGGTACTCGGCTTTCCTCTCACTCCATCAAGCGCTCACTGGCCTTTACCCTGTACTAATCATACCTCCAATCCCCTCCAAACAATCACTTACAGACTATGCTGTCAAGGGGCAAAGCAAAGCTAGAGAAGATGCGACAATCATTGCTCGTAGAAAGAGGCTGCTCGAAGATTTCTTGAAAAGACTGATCAGGCATCCTATTCTGGGAGGTGAACATGTGCTGCATCGTTtcttggaggaagatgtcagCTGG TCCGAAgtccttcattctccaccAATCTCACTGCTCTCAAAGAACCCTTTACACGCCCCATCACATAATCCAACATTCCAACCGACTTCCCCGACATCTCCCTCTGAATCCCCTGCGACAACGTCTTACATCGcccaccatcttcttccgaccccatctccttctcatcctttgCGCCAACCCGACCAGCGTTTCATGGATTCGGAAGCTTTTACTGAGAAATTCCAGTCTCATTTCTCTGGAACCATGGAGAAGGTCAACAGGCGAGTGACCAAACGCTGGGGAGAAAGAGCACATGACATGTCGGAGCTTGGTGGTATCTGGAACGGTTTCAGCTTGCTTGAGCAAGGAAAACTCGGCGAGGCAATTGAAAAAGTTGGACGAGCTGTTGATGCCGACTATCTGGCTACTGCCGCCTTG TTACAATCATGGGAGAAGACAACAACTGAACCGCTTCACATTTACTCTCAATTTGCCACGTTGATCCGAGCTCGTCTGTCCTTTAGGCACCAGAAACACGTTCAGTATGAGCTTGTCCAAGAGGCTCTTGAGACTCAGCGGGATAAACTGGAAATCCTTGAAAATGCTGAGCGCGAGGCAAAgaggttggaagaagctctAGAACGGGGTGGTAATGTCCTCACTGGTCCTCAGGTAGGGCCCGTGCCTGCTCGAGATGAACAAGAGCGAGCTCAGAGGAGGGCAAGAGCAACTCAAGGATTTGGGCTGTTATCTGCCGTCAAGCATAGTCTAAGTGGGATGATTGATATGGATCCTGAGGCGACGAGAAGGGCCAATATTGCCAAGACCAGGGACAATATTTCACAA TTGGAAGACTCTTATCAGGCAGCAGCGCAAGACCTCAAATACGCGTCCATGACACTGCAAGCCGATCTTGACAGGTTCCAAAGGCAGAAAGTCGCCGATCTTCGAGAAATGGCCATCAATCTGTCTCAAGTACATAGGGACTGGTGCAAACAG AATCTTGAGGCTTGGAAAGCCGCCCAGGCTGCGGTTCGAGAGATTGATCTTCATCCTAATCGGCCTCCTCAAACGCAGCCGCAGTCAGAGCAATCGCACGCGGGACCGTCGTCAACGgcgcttcatcctcatcctcaaacgGAGGAGGATGTCTCCAAACTCGACGACATAGACGCaatgaagaatgagattgaaaggatggagattgCCGATAAACCTTTACCGAAGCAGCCCTCTTTGACCGGAACCGGAGGAGACGGGGTagtctcttctcctccacagCCGGGGCAAGGGAGTGATATTGAGGAGCACGAGGGGGATGGACCATTGGGGCCGTTGTAA
- a CDS encoding AMP deaminase, with protein sequence MSHSPDDPYTSHSPSPCPSPLPIPTPTYEHDLNGSPHAHSSPAFDYHEERRTHLKDEIWMSHHLPRLPPPSASEAGSSFRTDAGTSFKSRMAPGDYFDTSSPTGPGRQLSPKASFNPSVLRANMSNVEKGGEGMTMREQDAGPDVNDLGTALRQATLRLDKESTMLSPSGPEYGDLDPGPVLLHRQERDAQERLDLEEENQEKELAMKAFVGEEEGQTQAQPQHPSVVQQGIGNELDSLYASFSRCLELRDKYLELSNQRLGDNPRDHDGTFHGFNPPSAGDVMGLKPECDPEMAEIPGEAKDDIPTWNIYPPPPPPRWHWKAAQDGVHPEPATLEDSNKRSAVYHRDVEVFNVEDCEIPGKDEGKTFEVNDEGVFTVYVDNVKAPAVCDGQSPVHQANGQISDADDKQPLSRVPRLKEYFTDLDFLLGVCSDGPAKSFAFRRLKYLQSKWSLYCLLNEYQELADMKAVPHRDFYNVRKVDTHIHHSASMNQKHLLRFIKSKLKKSPDEIVIHRDDKDLTLKQVFESLNLTAYDLSIDMLDMHAHQEFHRFDRFNDRYNPTGSSRLREIFLKTDNLLKGKYLAELTHELITDLEQSKYQHSEWRLSIYGRNMNEWDNLAKWVVNNKLISHNVRWLIQVPRLYEVYKGQGLVDSFEDVVRNVFQPLFEVTQDPSSHPELHIFLQRVVGFDSVDDESKPERRLYRKFPTAKMWNTKQSPPYSYWIYYMYANMASLNAWRRSRGFNTFVLRPHCGEAGDPDHLSSAFLTAHSISHGILLRKVPALQYLFYLKQIGLAMSPLSNNALFLTYERNPFKDFFRTGLNVSLSTDDPLQFHFTASHLLEEYSCAAQIYKLTPADMCELARNSVLQSGWEMQVKKHWLGQKWYLPGAAGNDIHKTNVPTIRLAYRHATLLEELALIHHGKHSPSATPTHLKPPTTTIKPEKPGLPKHSSDVGAAAMAMSSGVPVAHLVGGASELDRRSLERKRAISGADKQAQVPDTAN encoded by the exons ATGTCCCATTCCCCAGACGACCCATACACGAGCCATTCACCctctccttgtccatccCCACTCCCAATCCCCACCCCCACTTATGAACATGACCTCAATGGCTCGCCCCATGCTCACTCCTCTCCTGCTTTCGACTATCACGAGGAGCGCAGGACCCacttgaaggatgagatcTGGATGTCCCATCATCTGCCTCGTCTCCCGCCTCCAAGCGCCTCAGAGGCAGGATCTTCCTTCCGCACAGACGCCGGCACCAGTTTCAAAAGCAGGATGGCTCCCGGAGATTATTTCGATACGAGCAGTCCAACCGGCCCTGGGCGGCAGCTCAGTCCCAAAGCGTCATTCAATCCTTCAGTGCTGCGTGCAAATATGTCCAATGTAGAGAAAGGTGGGGAAGGTATGACGATGCGCGAGCAAGATGCAGGTCCTGATGTCAACGACCTTGGCACCGCACTGCGTCAAGCAACTCTCCGCCTCGACAAAGAATCCACCATGCTCTCACCTTCAGGTCCAGAGTACGGAGACCTGGATCCGGGACCGGTCCTCCTCCACAGGCAGGAAAGGGACGCCCAAGAAAGGCTagatcttgaagaagagaatcaggagaaggagttAGCTATGAAGGCTTTTGtaggtgaagaggaaggacaaaCACAAGCGCAGCCTCAGCATCCCAGTGTAGTTC AACAAGGAATTGGAAATGAACTGGATTCACTCTA CGCATCATTCTCCCGCTGTCTCGAGCTTCGTGACAAGTACCTCGAACTTTCCAATCAACGATTGGGCGATAATCCACGAGACCACGATGGAACGTTCCACGGGTTCAATCCTCCGTCCGCAGGTGATGTGATGGGTCTCAAGCCCGAATGCGATCCCGAAATGGCTGAGATCCCAGGCGAGGCCAAAGATGATATCCCTACCTGGAATATTTatcctccccctccccctcctcgtTGGCATTGGAAGGCCGCCCAGGATGGCGTCCATCCTGAGCCTGCAACACTAGAAGATAGTAACAAGCGATCAGCTGTATACCACAGGGATGTGGAAGTTTTTAATGTGGAGGATTGCGAAATTCCGggcaaggatgaaggaaagacaTTCGAGGTCAACGATGAAGGCGTGTTCACCGTTTACGTCGACAATGTCAAGGCTCCGGCCGTCTGCGATGGGCAATCCCCCGTGCATCAAGCAAACGGACAAATCTCAGACGCAGACGACAAGCAACCTCTTTCGCGCGTTCCCAGGCTGAAGGAGTACTTCACAGACCTTGACTTCCTTCTTGGTGTATGTTCTGATGGTCCTGCCAAGAGTTTTGCTTTCAGGAGGCTCAAGTACCTTCAAAGCAAGTGGAGTCTTTATTGTTTGTTGAATGAGTATCAAGAATTGGCGGATATGAAGGCTGTACCCCATCG AGACTTTTACAATGTCCGAAAAGTTGACACTCACATCCACCACTCTGCAAGCATGAACCAGAAGCATCTTTTACGATTCATCAAGTCCAAGCTCAAAAAGTCACCTGAT GAAATCGTCATTCATAGAGATGACAAGGATCTCACGCTTAAGCAGGTCTTTGAGTCACTTAATCTCACAGCATATGATCTTTCCATTGATATGCTTGACATGCACGCCCACCAA GAATTTCACCGATTCGACAGGTTCAACGACCGGTACAATCCAACTGGATCCTCCCGTCTTCGTgaaatcttcctcaagaCTGACAATTTGTTGAAGGGCAAGTATTTGGCTGAGCTCACACACG AATTAATCACAGACCTGGAACAGAGTAAATACCAGCACTCTGAGTGGCGACTCTCCATCTATGGCCG caACATGAACGAATGGGATAATCTTGCAAAATGGGTCGTCAACAATAAGCTCATCTCGCATAATGTTAGATGGTTGATTCAAGTTCCGAGACTGTATGAAGTTTACAAGGGTCAGGGGTTGGTCGACAGTTTCGAGGATGTTGTCCGCA ACGTTTTCCAACCCTTGTTTGAAGTAACTCAAgacccctcttcccatcctgAGCTTCATATTTTCCTTCAGCGAGTCGTTGGGTTTGACTCTGTCGACGATGAATCCAAACCTGAGAGGCGACTTTATCGCAAGTTCCCGACCGCCAAAATGTGGAACACTAAACAAAGTCCGCCTTACAGTTACTG GATCTACTACATGTACGCTAACATGGCGAGCCTCAATGCTTGGCGTCGTTCTCGCGGTTTCA ACACTTTCGTCCTCCGGCCTCATTGTGGTGAAGCCGGTGATCCCGACCATCTTTCATCAGCGTTCCTCACTGCCCATTCCATTTCTCACGgtattcttcttcgtaAGGTCCCTGCGTTGCAGTACCTATTCTACCTCAAGCAAATTGGATTGGCTATGTCTCCGTTGAGTAATAATGCCTTGTTCTTGACGTACGAGAGGAATCCATTCAAAGACTTTTTCAGAACTGGGTTGAATGTGTCATTGTCAACAG ATGATCCCCTTCAATTCCACTTCACTGCCTCCCATTTGCTTGAAGAATACTCGTGCGCTGCACAAATTTATAAGCTTACCCCTGCCGACATGTGTGAGCTGGCTCGTAACTCTGTACTTCAATCTGGCTGGGAAATGCAAGTCAAAAAGCACTGGTTAGGTCAAAAGTGGTATTTGCCTGGTGCTGCTGGCAATGACATTCATAAGACCAATGTCCCCACGATCAGATTAGCCTATCGACACGCTACTTTACTGGAGGAGCT TGCTCTCATTCACCACGGGAAGCATTCCCCAAGTGCTACCCCGACTCATTTGAAACCACCCACTACGACTATTAAACCAGAGAAGCCCGGTCTTCCCAAGCATTCTTCCGACGTGGGGGCCGCCGCTATGGCCATGTCATCTGGTGTTCCTGTTGCACATCTTGTTGGGGGAGCGTCTGAGCTTGATCGGCGCAGtctggagaggaagagagctATAAGTGGAGCGGATAAGCAAGCACAGGTCCCTGATACAGCTAATTAG
- a CDS encoding monosaccharide transporter has product MFFRKYEGSTEHKKPEHAHAPDRDCIPSLDDLGIQLHPDTVKYVTDSQALADAIGGNGLRDMFGNGLVVAAAFSTCMGGLLFGFDQGILSIVLTMPQFLEQFPDIDVNASSSAAFNKGIMTALLELGAFIGALQAGFVADKYSRKKAIALGSLWFIIGAIIQTCSFSFAQLVVGRFIGGLGVGLLSAVAPMYISEVAPPNIRGALLAMEGATIVIGIVVMFYITYGSRFIENDWSFRLPFLIQMAPCILLGLGLWKLPYSPRWLAGAGRDADCLSALMRLRRLPSTDPRLQAEWISIRAEAIQNREVIIKDHPSLQGGDFKSELKLEVASWIDMFRPKLIKRTIIGPILMLFQQFQGVNALIYYSPTLFEQLGLDYEMQLDMSGVLNISQMVATIVAFFLLDRVGRKPPLIFGSICNTICHVIVAAIMAKYSHDWVKYHNEAWVAVAFILIFMFTFGVGWSPVPWAMPAEVHSSSRRAKGVAITTCACWLCNFIIGLITPPMLQNIKYGTFLFFGAFAFLSGIWVWFFCPEPMGKTLEQMDEVFRSNTAHEDNIIKAEIQVAIMGGASIESTDSVIRSREKLTDKDIQQEWVETV; this is encoded by the exons ATGTTCTTCAGGAAATACGAAGGCAGCACTGAGCATAAGAAGCCCGAACATGCTCACGCCCCCGACCGGGACTGCATCCCTAGTCTCGATGATCTTGGTATTCAGTTACATCCAGATACCGTGAAATATGTAACAGATAGTCAAGCCTTGGCAGACGCCATTGGAGGCAATG GCCTTCGAGATATGTTTGGTAATGGACTGGTAGTAGCTGCTGCTTTCTCTACCTGTATGGGTGGTCTCCTCTTCGGTTTTGACCAAGGTATCCTTTCTATCGTCCTCACCATGCCTCAGTTCCTCGAGCAGTTTCCGGACATCGATGTTaatgcttcttcctcggccGCCTTTAACAAAGG CATCATGACTGCCCTTTTGGAGTTGGGTGCTTTCATCGGCGCTCTCCAAGCCGGGTTTGTTGCTGATAAATACTCTCGAAAAAAAGCAATTG CTCTTGGATCACTATGGTTCATCATCGGGGCTATAATCCAGACCTgctcattctcctttgccCAGCTTGTTGTTGGGCGTTTCATTGGAGGCTTGGGCGTCGGCCTCCTCTCTGCAGTGGCCCCTATGTATATCAGCGAAGTGGCACCTCCGAACATTCGAGGAGCCTTACTAGCCATGGAAGGTGCTACTATTGTCATCGGTATCGTGGTGATGTTCTATATT ACGTATGGTTCTCGATTCATTGAAAATGACTGGAGCTTCCGCCTCCCCTTCCTGATACAAATGGCCCCTTGTATCCTCCTTGGCCTCGGTCTTTGGAAGCTGCCATACTCTCCCAGATGGCTTGCAGGTGCGGGCCGAGATGCCGACTGTCTCAGCGCTCTGATGCGTCTTCGACGCTTACCTTCCACAGACCCTCGTCTGCAAGCAGAATGGATCAGCATCCGTGCAGAGGCCATCCAGAACCGGGAAGTGATAATCAAGGAtcacccatctcttcaaggaGGCGACTTCAAGTCGGAACTTAAACTTGAAGTTGCTTCATGGATAGACATGTTCCGACCAAAGTTGATCAAGCGTACAATTATTGGTCCCATATTGATGTTGTTCCAGCAATTTCAAGGAGTCAATGCA CTTATCTACTACTCGCCCACCCTCTTTGAGCAGCTCGGACTCGATTATGAAATGCAACTTGACATGAGCGGAGTGCTCAACATTTCACAGATGGTTGCCACTATTGtcgctttcttccttcttgatcGAGTCGGTCGAAAGCCTCCCCTCATATTCGGTTCCATCTGCAACACCATATGTCATGTCATTGTGGCGGCTATTATGGCCAAGTACAGCCATGACTGGGTCAAATATCATAACGAAGCTTGGGTCGCGGTGGCTTTTATTCTGATTTTCATGTTCACTTTTGGTGTGGGATGGTCTCCTGTGCCTTGGGCGATGC CTGCCGAAGTCCATTCCTCATCCCGCCGAGCCAAAGGTGTTGCCATCACCACTTGCGCATGCTGGCTCTGTAACTTTATCATTGGACTTATTACTCCTCCTATGCTTCAAAACATCAAATACGGGacattcctcttctttgggGCATTTGCTTTCCTTTCAGGCATCTGGGTATGGTTCTTTTGCCCTGAACCGAT GGGCAAAACCCTTGAGCAAATGGATGAGGTATTCCGCTCTAACACAGCTCATGAAGATAATATCATTAAAGCCGAGATCCAGGTGGCCATTATGGGCGGCGCCTCTATTGAAAGCACCGACTCTGTGATCAGATCCAGGGAAAAACTTACCGACAAAGACATTCAACAGGAGTGGGTGGAGACAGTTTAA
- a CDS encoding flavin-containing monooxygenase, with the protein MAPVAIQNPFEDAQVASSPLKKGIASAGSFKKALPKHPDAVPRDYMYKFKYNHELPLHGKEGIEIPQDVNPKDVADEIASLLSQSTSKGDPKAFSELFLEHGVWRDRVALTWDYRTFNWRPAILKAATDLLPQNPISKVTVIDPPPTVERPYEDLSFVQAHIGFQTNKVGATALCNIVLTKDGYKIWTFNSAIESLHGFPELAERDGHMTGPHSWNQQRDIDTKLEGIEPEVLIVGGGQNGLMLGARLKALGVNALIVERNKRIGDNWRGRYEALSLHLPHWADHFAYMPYPEQHWPTYCPAEKLGDWFEWYASAMELNIWTGSSVTGAQQDANGNWTVEVNRGGQGKRVFHPKQLVMATSLIGIPHVPKIPGNDIFQGTIRHSSQHDSSREWVGKKVLVVGTSSSGFDTSYDFARRGIDVTLLQRSPTYIMSLTHSVPRLLAVYKPDENGKRPDIDVADRIAHGMPVGPGEELGRRLGQELTELDHDLLQALEDKGFKTWRGQRGTSTQTLGYTKAGGFYFDAGACKQIIEGKIKVEQGYIDHFTEDKVVLNGDRERTYDLVVLATGFSNTIDSIRRTLGDDVADRCKPVWGMDEEGELNSAWRDTGVPNLWVMVGTLQAARYHSKKVALNIKARLEGICKEPYLE; encoded by the exons ATGGCACCCGTCGCGATCCAGAACCCCTTCGAGGATGCGCAAGTagcctcttcccccttgaagaagggcatAGCTAGCGCGGGGTCTTTCAAGAAGGCCCTTCCCAAACATCCAGATGCCGTCCCCCGCGATTACATGTACAAGTTTAAGTACAACCACGAGCTTCCTCTCCatggaaaggagggaatCGAAATTCCTCAGGATGTCAATCCTAAGGACGTCGCCGACGAGATAGCTTCCTTGCTATCACAATCTACCAGTAAGGGTGACCCCAAGGCTTTTTCAGAGCTCTTTTTGGAGCACG GTGTGTGGCGTGACAGGGTCGCCCTCACTTGGGACTACCGCACTTTCAACTGGCGCCCCGCTATTCTCAAAGCTGCCACTGACCTTCTGCCCCAGAATCCTATCTCCAAAGTCACGGTGATTGACCCCCCTCCTACCGTTGAGCGACCTTACGAGGATCTCTCCTTTGTACAAGCTCACATCGGCTTTCAAACAAACAAAGTCGGGGCCACCGCACTCTGCAACATCGTTCTCACCAAGGATGGTTACAAGATCTGGACATTCAACTCTGCCATTGAATCCCTTCACGGGTTCCCAGAATTGgcggagagagatggacaCATGACTGGACCACACTCATGGAACCAGCAAAGGGACATTGACACTAAACTGGAGGGTATTGAGCCCGAGGTGCTTATTGTAGGCGGTGGTCAAAA TGGTCTTATGTTGGGTGCCCGTTTGAAAGCCCTCGGAGTCAATGCTCTGATCGTTGAGCGTAACAAGCGTATCGGCGATAATTGGAGAGGCCGTTACGAGgctctttcccttcatcttcctcactgGGCCG ATCATTTTGCGTATATGCCGTACCCCGAGCAACACTGGCCTACTTACTGTCCTGCTGAAAAATTGGGAGACTGGTTTGAATGGTACGCCAGCGCTATGGAACTGAACATCTGGACCGGTTCCTCTGTTACCGGTGCCCAGCAAGATGCCAATGGTAACTGGACTGTTGAAGTTAACCGTGGCGGTCAAGGCAAGAGGGTTTTCCACCCGAAGCAGCTG GTTATGGCCACGTCTCTCATTGGCATTCCCCATGTACCCAAAATTCCCGGCAACGATATATTCCAGGGCACTATCAGACACTCTTCTCAGCACGATAGCTCCCGCGAGTGGGTGGGCAAGAAAGTGCTCGTCGTTGgcacttcttcttctgggtTCGACACCTCATACGACTTTGCTCGTCGAGGCATAGATgtcactcttctccaacgcTCGCCTACCTATATCATGTCCCTCACTCACTCTGTTCCGCGCCTCTTGGCCGTCTACAAGCCGGATGAAAATGGCAAGCGACCAGACATTGACGTTGCTGACCGTATCGCCCACGGAATGCCAGTTGGACCTGGTGAAGAGCTAGGGAGAAGGCTCGGCCAAGAGTTAACCGAACTTGACCACGACTTGCTCCAAGCTTTGGAGGATAAGGGGTTCAAGACATGGAGAGGTCAGAGGGGCACTTCTACCCAAACTCTCGGCTACACGAAAGCAGGCGGCTTTTACTTCGATGCCGGCGCCTGTAAGCAGATCATTGAGGGTAAAATTAAGGTAGAGCAGGGCTACATTGATCA TTTCACAGAGGACAAGGTCGTTCTTAACGGAGACCGGGAAAGGACTTACGATCTGGTCGTCCTTGCAACCGGGTTCTCCAACACCATTGACTCCATCCGCCGCACTCTCGGTGACGATGTTGCCGACCGCTGCAAGCCAGTTTGGGGtatggacgaggagggtgaGCTTAACTCTGCCTGGCGAGACACAGGTGTGCCAAACTTGTGGGTCATGGTAGGGACCCTCCAAGCGGCTAGATACCATTCGAAGAAGGTTGCTTTAAATATCAAGGCTAGGTTGGAAGGGATCTGCAAGGAGCCTTATCTAGAGTAA